The Burkholderia cepacia ATCC 25416 genome includes a window with the following:
- a CDS encoding antibiotic biosynthesis monooxygenase family protein translates to MYASTFIFRAGQYDDEFHRLDRQIADMARATPGYLGEETWENAESGLIQNVYYWESEAALQQLMQHPAHREAKAKQARWLDGYRVVISKVLREYGDGKLTQPHAGQSA, encoded by the coding sequence ATGTACGCGTCGACCTTCATTTTTCGCGCCGGACAATACGACGACGAATTTCATCGGCTCGACCGGCAGATCGCCGACATGGCGCGCGCGACGCCCGGCTATCTCGGCGAGGAGACGTGGGAAAACGCCGAATCGGGGCTGATCCAGAACGTCTATTACTGGGAGTCGGAGGCGGCGCTGCAGCAGTTGATGCAGCATCCGGCGCATCGCGAGGCAAAGGCGAAGCAGGCGCGCTGGCTGGACGGCTATCGCGTCGTGATTTCGAAGGTGCTGCGCGAGTACGGCGACGGCAAGCTGACGCAGCCGCATGCAGGGCAATCCGCGTGA
- a CDS encoding arylsulfatase, which yields MKKSASPLHAFRFRVVCAAIAGALSLASCGGVDSDPPSSSTNPAPPLAAKRPNILYIMADDLGYSDIHAFGGEINTPNLDALVASGRILSNHHTGTVCAITRAMLVSGTDHHLVGEGTMGVPTDERRGLPGYEGYLNDRALSFAQLLKDAGYHTYIAGKWHIGSGIVGSATGSGQTPDQWGFERSYVLLGGAATNHFAHEPAGSSNYTEDGRYVQPGQPGQPGGAGGSPAVFYSTDFYTQKLISYIDSNKRDGKPFFAYAAYTSPHWPLQVPEPWLHKYAGVYDAGYDAIRNARIARQKALGLIPADFKPFDGLPETTAASPATANNGTASAKYISAVHSAADGYSDYGPGKVDKQWSSLSPAERRAQARYMEIYAGMVENLDYNIGLLIQHLKDIGEYDNTFIMFQSDNGSEGWPIDSGADPTATDTANGQDPVYSTLGTDNGKQNAQRLQYGLRWAEVSASPFRLTKGYSAEGGVSTPTIVRLPGQTKQLPTLRAFTHVTDNTATFLAIAGVTPPSQPAPPLVNTLTGVDQNKGKVVYNNRYVYPVTGQSLLPVLTGSATGEVHTTPFGDEAYGRAYLRSADGRWKALWTEPPLGPLDGHWQLYDLASDRGETTDVSAQNPSVIGTLVDQWKTYMSNVGGVEPLRPRGYY from the coding sequence ATGAAAAAGTCCGCTTCGCCGTTGCATGCTTTTCGTTTCCGTGTCGTCTGCGCCGCGATTGCCGGCGCGTTGTCGCTTGCATCGTGCGGCGGCGTCGACAGCGATCCGCCGTCGTCATCGACGAACCCCGCGCCGCCGCTGGCGGCGAAACGCCCGAACATCCTGTACATCATGGCCGACGATCTCGGCTATTCCGACATCCATGCATTCGGCGGCGAGATCAACACGCCGAACCTCGATGCGCTCGTCGCGTCGGGCCGCATCCTGTCGAACCATCACACGGGCACGGTCTGCGCGATCACGCGCGCGATGCTGGTGTCCGGCACCGATCACCATCTGGTCGGCGAAGGCACGATGGGGGTGCCGACCGACGAACGGCGCGGGCTGCCCGGCTACGAGGGCTACCTGAACGACCGCGCGCTGTCGTTCGCACAACTGTTGAAGGATGCCGGCTACCACACGTACATCGCGGGCAAGTGGCATATCGGCTCGGGGATCGTCGGCAGCGCGACGGGCAGCGGGCAGACGCCGGACCAGTGGGGCTTCGAGCGCAGCTACGTGCTGCTCGGCGGCGCGGCGACCAACCACTTCGCGCACGAGCCGGCCGGCTCGTCGAACTACACGGAAGACGGCCGTTACGTGCAGCCTGGCCAGCCCGGGCAGCCGGGCGGCGCGGGCGGCAGCCCGGCCGTGTTCTATTCGACCGATTTCTATACGCAGAAGCTGATCTCGTACATCGATTCGAACAAGCGCGACGGCAAGCCGTTCTTCGCGTACGCGGCGTATACGTCGCCGCACTGGCCGCTGCAGGTGCCCGAACCATGGCTGCACAAGTACGCGGGCGTGTACGACGCCGGCTACGACGCGATCCGCAATGCGCGGATCGCACGGCAGAAGGCGCTCGGCCTGATCCCCGCCGATTTCAAGCCGTTCGACGGCCTGCCCGAAACGACGGCGGCGTCGCCCGCGACCGCGAACAACGGCACCGCGAGCGCGAAGTACATCAGCGCGGTGCATTCGGCCGCCGACGGCTACAGCGACTACGGCCCCGGCAAGGTCGACAAGCAGTGGTCGAGCCTGTCGCCGGCCGAGCGGCGGGCGCAGGCGCGCTACATGGAGATCTATGCGGGGATGGTCGAGAACCTCGACTACAACATCGGACTCCTGATCCAGCACCTGAAGGACATCGGCGAATACGACAACACGTTCATCATGTTCCAGTCGGACAACGGCTCGGAAGGCTGGCCGATCGACTCGGGCGCGGACCCGACGGCGACCGACACCGCGAACGGGCAGGACCCGGTCTACTCGACCCTCGGCACCGACAACGGCAAGCAGAACGCGCAGCGCCTGCAGTACGGGCTGCGCTGGGCCGAGGTGAGCGCGTCGCCGTTCCGGCTCACGAAGGGGTATTCGGCCGAAGGCGGCGTATCGACGCCGACGATCGTGCGCCTGCCGGGCCAGACGAAGCAGTTGCCGACGCTGCGCGCGTTCACGCACGTGACCGACAACACGGCGACGTTCCTTGCGATCGCGGGCGTCACGCCGCCGTCGCAGCCGGCGCCGCCGCTCGTCAACACGCTGACGGGCGTCGACCAGAACAAGGGCAAGGTGGTCTACAACAACCGCTACGTGTATCCGGTCACCGGCCAGTCGCTGCTGCCGGTGCTCACGGGGTCGGCGACGGGCGAGGTGCATACGACGCCGTTCGGCGACGAAGCATACGGCCGCGCCTACCTGCGCAGCGCCGACGGCCGCTGGAAGGCACTGTGGACCGAACCGCCGCTCGGGCCGCTCGACGGGCACTGGCAGCTTTACGACCTCGCGTCGGATCGCGGCGAGACGACCGACGTGTCGGCGCAGAACCCGTCGGTGATCGGCACGCTCGTCGACCAGTGGAAGACCTACATGAGCAACGTCGGCGGAGTCGAACCGCTGCGTCCGCGCGGCTACTACTGA
- a CDS encoding DMT family transporter, with translation MTTIDTTKAARQPGWLRIAPALFLLLWASGFVFLKLGLRYADPLTFLALRYACVVALLAGPFLWLRPALPRTGRAWRDLVVVGLLLQAGYFACTYLSLKLGMSAGAVALVTSQQPILVGLLAPMIAGERVGVLRWIGLALGAAGAVLVILARSSVDVASPWALAFALFALACITGGTLWEKRFGTDVHPVTANLVQYAVGLAVTAPLAFALEPMHVQWTAGLAGSLAYLVICNSLIAISLLLAMVRYGEASRVSALFFLIPPATALIALVALGETIGALAWPGMALAAAGLFLVMRY, from the coding sequence ATGACGACGATCGATACCACGAAGGCCGCGCGGCAACCCGGCTGGCTGCGCATCGCGCCCGCACTGTTCCTGCTGCTGTGGGCAAGCGGCTTCGTGTTCCTGAAGCTCGGCTTGCGCTATGCCGATCCGCTCACCTTCCTCGCGCTGCGCTATGCGTGCGTCGTCGCGCTGCTCGCGGGCCCGTTCCTGTGGCTGCGCCCCGCGTTGCCGCGCACGGGGCGCGCATGGCGCGATCTCGTCGTGGTCGGCCTGTTGCTGCAGGCCGGTTATTTCGCGTGTACGTACCTGAGCCTGAAGCTCGGCATGTCGGCGGGCGCCGTCGCGCTCGTCACGTCGCAGCAGCCGATCCTCGTCGGGCTGCTCGCGCCGATGATTGCCGGCGAACGCGTCGGCGTGTTGCGCTGGATCGGGCTCGCACTCGGCGCCGCGGGCGCGGTCCTGGTGATCCTCGCGCGTTCGTCGGTCGATGTCGCGTCGCCGTGGGCGCTCGCGTTCGCGCTGTTCGCGCTCGCCTGCATCACCGGCGGCACGCTGTGGGAAAAACGCTTCGGCACCGACGTCCATCCGGTCACCGCGAACCTCGTGCAGTACGCGGTCGGCCTCGCGGTCACCGCGCCGCTCGCGTTCGCGCTCGAACCGATGCACGTGCAATGGACCGCCGGGCTCGCCGGTTCGCTCGCGTACCTCGTCATCTGCAACTCGCTGATCGCGATCTCGCTGCTGCTCGCGATGGTGCGGTACGGCGAGGCGTCGCGCGTGTCGGCGCTGTTCTTCCTGATCCCGCCCGCGACCGCGCTGATCGCGCTCGTGGCGCTCGGCGAGACGATCGGCGCGCTCGCATGGCCGGGGATGGCGCTCGCGGCTGCCGGCCTGTTTCTCGTGATGCGTTACTGA
- a CDS encoding Hcp family type VI secretion system effector, producing the protein MPTPAYISIQGKTQGNITQGAFTADSVGNVYQEGHEDQILVQEVEHLIATPTDPQSGQPSGQRVHKPFIFTSPLNKATPLLYQALASGEMLPEVEVKWYRTSTEGKQEHFFTTKLEDATIVNINTVLPHAQDATKAEYTQLVKVAMAYRKITWTHAIAGTEASDDWRKPQEA; encoded by the coding sequence ATGCCGACTCCCGCTTATATCAGCATCCAGGGCAAGACCCAGGGCAACATCACGCAAGGCGCCTTCACGGCCGACTCCGTCGGCAACGTCTATCAGGAAGGTCACGAGGACCAGATCCTGGTCCAGGAAGTCGAACACCTGATCGCCACGCCGACCGACCCGCAGAGCGGCCAGCCGTCGGGCCAGCGTGTGCACAAGCCGTTCATCTTCACCTCGCCGCTCAACAAGGCCACGCCGCTGCTGTACCAAGCCTTGGCCTCCGGTGAAATGCTCCCTGAAGTGGAAGTGAAGTGGTATCGCACGTCGACCGAGGGCAAGCAGGAGCACTTCTTCACCACCAAGCTCGAAGATGCCACCATCGTCAACATCAACACCGTGCTGCCGCATGCGCAGGATGCAACCAAGGCTGAGTACACCCAGCTGGTGAAGGTCGCCATGGCCTACCGCAAGATCACCTGGACGCACGCCATCGCCGGCACCGAAGCGTCGGACGACTGGCGCAAGCCCCAGGAAGCCTGA
- a CDS encoding LysR family transcriptional regulator, with protein MDERLRGVAEFVDVVDSGSFAAAALRLGVTRSAVAKVVARLERRLGTRLLQRTTRQLGLTDEGLVYYEQCRRLLAELGETEAALDAGQREPAGRLRVSVPVLFGRQCVAPLMRRLVERHPRLEIDVSFSDRVADLVNDGFDIAVRIGELADTSALVGRKLGVQRMGICASPAYLERHGRPAGLDELASHVGIAYSRGGQPTPWPIVGANGAVHDHRPAGRLRLDDLQAIADAAAAGAGLAWLPCWLMAPYLRDGRLALVMDSNSVSGAEVFAVRPASRHVPSKVRVVIDALVDEIPKMLASDG; from the coding sequence ATGGACGAGCGGCTGAGAGGCGTTGCCGAATTTGTCGACGTGGTGGATTCGGGCAGCTTCGCGGCGGCCGCGCTGCGGCTCGGCGTTACGCGCTCGGCGGTCGCGAAGGTCGTCGCGCGGCTCGAACGCCGTCTCGGCACCCGGCTGCTGCAGCGCACGACACGCCAGCTCGGCCTGACCGACGAGGGGCTCGTCTATTACGAACAGTGCCGGCGGCTGCTCGCCGAACTCGGCGAGACGGAGGCCGCGCTCGACGCGGGCCAGCGCGAGCCGGCGGGGCGGCTGCGCGTCAGCGTGCCGGTGCTGTTCGGGCGGCAATGCGTGGCGCCCCTCATGCGGCGCCTCGTGGAGCGCCATCCGCGGCTCGAAATCGACGTGTCGTTCAGCGATCGCGTGGCCGACCTCGTCAACGACGGCTTCGACATCGCGGTGCGCATCGGCGAGCTCGCCGATACGAGCGCGCTCGTCGGCCGCAAGCTCGGCGTGCAGCGCATGGGCATCTGCGCATCGCCCGCGTATCTCGAACGTCATGGCCGGCCGGCGGGGCTCGACGAACTCGCGTCGCACGTCGGCATCGCGTATTCGCGCGGCGGGCAACCGACGCCGTGGCCGATAGTCGGCGCGAACGGCGCGGTGCACGACCATCGTCCGGCCGGGCGCCTGCGGCTCGACGACCTGCAGGCCATTGCCGATGCGGCCGCCGCCGGCGCGGGCCTTGCGTGGCTCCCCTGCTGGCTGATGGCGCCTTACCTGCGCGACGGCCGCCTCGCGCTCGTGATGGACAGCAACAGCGTGTCGGGCGCCGAAGTGTTCGCCGTGCGGCCGGCATCGCGCCACGTGCCGTCGAAGGTGCGTGTCGTCATCGATGCGCTCGTGGACGAGATACCGAAGATGCTCGCGTCGGATGGTTGA
- the vgrG gene encoding type VI secretion system tip protein VgrG: MVDRTDLNFTFTIGDESFEVVEFTLHEGLSETFLLQVELASANPAIDFGEVLDRNGLLTIWQGGQPVRYVHGAISSFVQRDTGFRRTRYSAVVEPRLARLKLSSDWRIFQTLSVPEIATAVLKAHRQTLDYEQRVTNEHLAREYCVQAGDTDYDFIERILREEGFFYAFQHKADGHRLIHCDRLFIFGRQQGEPVIYNPTPGGDQASRVLAGQDLSRQGNRQRETNCTERGHGSAGHRTERACKAFVCQRLARPWLPATRCSLYGAPARQTVGQD; this comes from the coding sequence ATGGTTGATCGAACCGACTTGAACTTTACTTTCACTATCGGCGACGAATCATTCGAGGTCGTCGAGTTCACTCTGCACGAGGGCCTGTCCGAGACCTTTCTCTTGCAGGTTGAATTGGCCAGCGCGAATCCCGCCATCGACTTTGGCGAGGTGCTCGATCGTAACGGCCTGCTCACGATTTGGCAGGGCGGGCAGCCGGTGCGTTACGTGCATGGTGCCATCTCGTCGTTCGTTCAGCGTGATACGGGATTTCGACGCACTCGCTATTCCGCGGTGGTCGAGCCGCGTTTGGCGCGTCTGAAGCTGTCCTCCGACTGGCGCATCTTCCAGACTTTGAGCGTGCCCGAGATCGCCACGGCCGTGCTCAAGGCACACCGTCAAACGCTGGACTACGAGCAGCGTGTCACCAACGAGCATCTGGCGCGCGAGTATTGCGTGCAGGCAGGCGACACCGACTACGATTTCATCGAACGTATCTTGCGCGAGGAAGGCTTCTTCTACGCTTTCCAGCACAAGGCCGATGGGCATCGGTTGATCCACTGCGATCGGCTGTTTATCTTCGGCCGTCAGCAGGGCGAGCCGGTGATCTACAACCCGACGCCCGGCGGCGACCAAGCGTCCCGCGTACTGGCCGGCCAAGATCTGTCGCGTCAAGGAAACCGCCAAAGAGAAACAAACTGTACCGAAAGGGGCCACGGATCAGCCGGTCATCGGACTGAGCGTGCGTGCAAAGCCTTCGTTTGCCAAAGACTCGCCCGTCCTTGGCTACCTGCCACACGGTGCTCGCTTTACGGTGCTCCAGCGCGACAAACAGTGGGTCAAGATTAA
- a CDS encoding YkgJ family cysteine cluster protein — MVDTYLLACNACGRCCNSAPTLSLRELFRHRHRFVGALTIRRVPKRRIGERWRAGGREYALDADDVAASDALAGQLFHRTGIAGSEWIVLTLQGYDYPSLGRCAALADDGRCSVHADKPSICGAVPLDPMLPDRLQSRVLAARRDDAGWLGANCIVDTAGAQSPVESSFPIPLVTAGQVADRAALDAHRDALVFERAVWRDAVFASLTGGGQEGHRALSRLAPGGYLTVSIVPVLLAVASVSAHCRTLCIDFIDAQRALIAANIEAALARRHAGDRPATRELRGFGEALERARHALAAMPAPAAGMREDAPRIDAWLAGRAGADPLAA; from the coding sequence GTGGTAGACACCTACCTGCTCGCGTGCAACGCATGCGGACGCTGCTGCAACAGTGCGCCGACGCTGTCGTTGCGCGAACTGTTCCGGCATCGTCATCGCTTCGTCGGTGCGCTGACGATCCGTCGCGTGCCGAAGCGGCGGATCGGCGAGCGCTGGCGCGCGGGCGGCCGTGAATACGCGCTCGATGCCGACGATGTCGCGGCTTCCGATGCGCTGGCCGGGCAGCTGTTTCATCGCACCGGCATCGCGGGGAGCGAATGGATCGTGCTGACGCTGCAGGGCTACGACTATCCGTCGCTCGGCCGTTGCGCGGCACTGGCCGACGACGGCCGCTGCAGCGTGCATGCGGACAAGCCGTCGATCTGCGGCGCGGTGCCGCTCGATCCGATGCTGCCCGACCGGTTGCAGTCCCGAGTGCTGGCCGCGCGGCGCGACGATGCGGGATGGCTTGGCGCGAACTGCATTGTCGACACCGCGGGCGCGCAGTCTCCCGTCGAATCCTCTTTCCCGATTCCACTGGTGACGGCCGGACAGGTCGCAGACCGTGCGGCGCTCGATGCGCATCGCGATGCGCTCGTGTTCGAGCGCGCGGTGTGGCGCGATGCGGTGTTCGCATCGTTGACCGGCGGCGGGCAGGAGGGACATCGTGCGCTGTCGCGGCTCGCGCCCGGCGGGTACCTGACCGTGTCGATCGTGCCCGTCCTGCTCGCCGTTGCGTCGGTATCCGCGCATTGCCGCACGCTGTGCATCGACTTCATCGACGCTCAGCGTGCATTGATCGCCGCGAACATCGAAGCGGCACTCGCACGCCGCCATGCCGGCGACCGCCCGGCGACGCGTGAATTGCGCGGCTTCGGGGAGGCGCTCGAACGTGCACGGCACGCGCTGGCCGCGATGCCGGCGCCCGCGGCCGGCATGCGTGAAGACGCGCCGCGCATCGACGCATGGCTTGCCGGCCGGGCCGGTGCCGATCCGCTAGCCGCGTGA
- the csgH gene encoding curli-like amyloid fiber formation chaperone CsgH: MTQTGYNNNATLVQQGTPTTRTPTRTASTTPFRSSSIKCRRRNGKAGRIHVRPFFIRQGTIMVGIHDLNAYFDIAASAGGVNIVPHVRAAAPVDVSYSLRITRTGGAGSASLTRSGESRLAGGEDQPLATLLLSVDSSDICKATLVLHVNGEHAEYSADCNPHRTAG, translated from the coding sequence GTGACGCAGACCGGCTACAACAACAACGCCACGCTGGTGCAACAAGGCACGCCAACTACGCGAACACCAACCAGAACGGCTTCAACAACACCGTTTCGGTCAAGCAGCATTAAGTGCCGCCGGCGTAACGGAAAGGCCGGACGGATACACGTTCGGCCTTTTTTCATTCGACAGGGGACGATCATGGTTGGCATTCACGATCTCAACGCCTATTTCGACATCGCCGCCAGTGCCGGCGGCGTGAATATCGTGCCGCACGTGCGGGCGGCTGCACCGGTCGACGTGTCGTACAGCCTGCGCATCACCCGAACCGGCGGCGCGGGCTCGGCCTCGCTGACGCGCTCCGGCGAATCGCGGCTCGCTGGCGGCGAGGACCAGCCGCTCGCGACGCTGCTGCTGAGCGTCGATTCGAGCGATATCTGCAAGGCAACGCTGGTTCTGCACGTCAACGGCGAGCATGCGGAGTATTCGGCGGACTGCAATCCGCATCGGACGGCGGGTTGA
- a CDS encoding formylglycine-generating enzyme family protein: MRFRFWTIGAALAATLFAAAFAAGYANPVAPGGDAFDDANRGRALAPLGSERQCARYSGLPAGWRDDPKAGMVHLRGGAFVFGSTRGYADERPVGDGRTRVGGFWIDQTDVTIAQFAAFVQATGYVTEAEQQGGAAVFHVPTRDEMNARDLAWWSWVKGASWRHPRGPGSGVDGIGNLPVTLVTQRDALAYARWLGRDLPTEAEWEYAGKAGRDDASLDAAPRDAQGKPAANYWQGAFPVLDTAEDGHAGLAPVGCYAANGFRLYDMIGNAWEWTRDAYTGPHQSHTNGDTAAVAPPTRRHDTPMVIKGGSFLCSRDYCVRYRASSREQQEADLGASHIGFRTILRDAS; encoded by the coding sequence ATGCGGTTCCGGTTCTGGACGATCGGCGCGGCGCTGGCTGCCACGTTGTTCGCCGCCGCGTTCGCGGCCGGCTATGCGAATCCCGTCGCGCCGGGGGGCGACGCATTCGACGACGCGAATCGCGGCCGCGCACTCGCGCCGCTCGGCTCGGAGCGGCAGTGCGCGCGCTATTCGGGGCTGCCGGCCGGGTGGCGCGACGACCCGAAGGCCGGGATGGTGCACCTGCGCGGCGGCGCGTTCGTGTTCGGCAGCACGCGCGGCTACGCGGACGAGCGCCCGGTGGGCGACGGCCGCACGCGCGTCGGCGGGTTCTGGATCGACCAGACCGACGTGACGATCGCGCAGTTCGCCGCGTTCGTGCAGGCGACCGGCTACGTTACCGAGGCCGAGCAGCAGGGCGGGGCGGCCGTGTTCCATGTGCCGACACGCGACGAGATGAACGCGCGCGACCTCGCGTGGTGGTCGTGGGTGAAGGGCGCGTCGTGGCGTCATCCGCGCGGGCCGGGCAGCGGCGTCGACGGGATCGGCAACCTGCCCGTCACGCTTGTCACGCAGCGCGATGCGCTCGCGTATGCGCGGTGGCTCGGCCGCGACCTGCCGACCGAGGCCGAATGGGAATACGCGGGCAAGGCCGGCCGCGACGACGCGTCGCTCGACGCGGCGCCGCGCGACGCGCAGGGCAAGCCGGCCGCGAACTACTGGCAGGGCGCGTTCCCGGTGCTCGACACGGCCGAGGACGGCCATGCGGGGCTCGCGCCCGTCGGCTGCTACGCGGCGAACGGGTTCCGGCTCTACGACATGATCGGCAATGCGTGGGAGTGGACCCGGGACGCATACACGGGCCCGCACCAGTCGCATACCAACGGCGACACGGCGGCCGTCGCTCCGCCGACGCGCCGGCACGATACGCCGATGGTCATCAAGGGCGGCTCGTTCCTGTGCTCGCGTGACTACTGCGTGCGTTATCGCGCGTCGTCGCGTGAACAGCAGGAAGCCGATCTCGGCGCGTCGCATATCGGATTTCGCACGATTCTGAGGGATGCGTCATGA
- a CDS encoding zinc-dependent alcohol dehydrogenase family protein: protein MHAWQVKPGDGAAGLRRIDATRRAVGPTDVVVKIHSAGLNYRDLMFARGDYLGIGNEALIPVADGAGEVIETGRDVTRFKPGDRVINTYFPRWIDGPPTPQKTSGSPGSHFDGVLAEHFVSDEAALVAIPAHLDYDEAATLSCAGITAWNALFADGGLGPGATVVLLGTGGVSIVALQLAHAAGLRTIVTSSSDAKLERARALGADATINYRATPEWQHDVLRLTGGAGADLVVEVGGKDTLPRSVAATKMGGTVSVIGGLSSFGGPELGLLSLIGGIRRLQGIMVGSRAMLDDVVRLVDAKRIKPVVDRVFGFDEAPQAYAYLQSGQHFGKVVIRVAR, encoded by the coding sequence ATGCACGCATGGCAAGTAAAACCGGGCGACGGTGCGGCCGGGCTTCGGCGCATCGACGCGACACGCCGCGCGGTCGGGCCGACCGACGTCGTCGTGAAGATCCATTCGGCCGGCCTGAACTATCGCGACCTGATGTTCGCGCGCGGCGACTATCTCGGCATCGGCAACGAAGCGCTGATTCCGGTTGCCGACGGCGCCGGCGAAGTCATCGAAACGGGCCGCGACGTCACGCGCTTCAAGCCCGGCGATCGCGTGATCAACACCTACTTCCCGCGCTGGATCGACGGGCCGCCGACGCCGCAGAAAACCTCGGGATCGCCCGGCTCGCATTTCGACGGCGTGCTGGCCGAGCACTTCGTGTCCGACGAAGCGGCGCTGGTCGCGATTCCCGCGCATCTGGACTACGACGAGGCGGCGACGCTGTCGTGCGCGGGCATCACCGCCTGGAACGCGCTGTTCGCCGACGGCGGCCTGGGGCCCGGCGCGACCGTCGTGCTGCTCGGCACGGGCGGCGTGTCGATCGTTGCGCTGCAGCTCGCGCATGCCGCGGGGCTGCGCACCATCGTCACGTCGTCGAGCGACGCGAAGCTCGAACGCGCCCGCGCGCTCGGTGCGGACGCAACCATCAACTATCGCGCCACGCCCGAATGGCAACACGACGTGCTGCGGCTCACCGGCGGCGCGGGTGCGGATCTGGTCGTCGAAGTCGGCGGCAAGGATACGCTGCCGCGCTCGGTCGCCGCGACGAAGATGGGCGGCACCGTGTCGGTGATCGGCGGCCTCAGCAGCTTCGGCGGCCCCGAGCTCGGGCTGCTGTCGCTGATCGGCGGGATCAGGCGGCTGCAGGGGATCATGGTCGGCAGCCGCGCGATGCTCGACGACGTCGTGCGCCTCGTAGACGCGAAGCGGATCAAGCCGGTGGTCGATCGCGTGTTCGGCTTCGACGAAGCGCCGCAGGCGTATGCGTACCTGCAGTCGGGGCAGCACTTCGGCAAGGTCGTGATCCGCGTCGCGCGGTAA
- a CDS encoding MetQ/NlpA family lipoprotein — MKRVVHYLGAWLMVACGVVHPALAVAAESTAATAATAAAVRVGVTRGVHAQILDEVKRVAASRGFGIDVVEFDDASRIDAALADGKIDAASFEDAQQLAATRARKRYALTGIAPTVTLPMALYSRKLKNLNELQPGATVAIPDDPRGMARALVLLQNDTLVTLREQAGLHATLRDVTGNRLGLKLVALRRERLYAALDKAAFVAIDSDDAARAGLQPARDSISLEDARSPYANVLTVRDADRAKPWVTQLVAAYHSDDVARFILMRYQDSVRRPW; from the coding sequence ATGAAGCGCGTCGTGCACTACCTGGGCGCGTGGCTGATGGTTGCGTGCGGGGTCGTTCATCCGGCTTTGGCCGTCGCCGCTGAATCGACTGCGGCGACTGCAGCGACTGCAGCGGCCGTCCGCGTCGGCGTGACGCGCGGCGTGCATGCGCAGATCCTCGACGAAGTGAAGCGGGTCGCGGCGTCACGAGGATTCGGCATCGACGTCGTCGAATTCGACGATGCGTCGCGCATCGACGCGGCGCTGGCCGATGGCAAGATCGACGCGGCCAGCTTCGAGGACGCGCAACAGCTTGCCGCGACGCGCGCGCGGAAGCGCTACGCCCTGACCGGAATCGCGCCGACCGTCACGCTGCCGATGGCGCTGTATTCGCGCAAGCTCAAGAACCTGAACGAACTGCAACCCGGCGCGACGGTCGCGATTCCCGACGATCCGCGCGGGATGGCGCGTGCGCTCGTGCTGCTGCAGAACGACACGCTGGTGACGCTGCGCGAGCAGGCCGGCCTGCATGCGACGCTGCGCGACGTGACCGGCAACCGGCTCGGGCTGAAGCTCGTCGCGCTGCGCCGGGAGCGCCTTTACGCAGCGCTCGACAAGGCCGCGTTCGTTGCAATCGACAGCGACGATGCCGCGCGTGCCGGGCTGCAACCCGCGCGCGACAGCATCAGCCTCGAGGACGCGCGCTCGCCGTATGCGAACGTGCTGACGGTGCGCGACGCCGATCGCGCGAAGCCGTGGGTGACGCAACTCGTCGCCGCCTATCACTCGGACGACGTCGCGCGCTTCATTCTCATGCGCTACCAGGATTCGGTGCGACGGCCGTGGTAG
- a CDS encoding SDR family oxidoreductase translates to MSSRTYLVTGASRGIGLAVSTLLARHGHHVIGLARNVQGIDFPGELRACDLADIEQTAATLTRIGEEHAVDGIVNNAGIVMPQPLGQIDFRSLQTVFDLNVRAAIQVTQHFADAMKARGHGRIVNICSRAIFGSLDRTAYSAAKSALVGCTRTWALELAEHGVTVNAVAPGPIETELFRLTRPVGSEAERKVLATIPARRLGTPDDVAAAIAFFLSDEAGFVTGQVLAVDGGGSLGGRS, encoded by the coding sequence ATGTCATCTCGCACCTATCTCGTCACCGGCGCATCGCGCGGCATCGGCCTCGCGGTCAGCACCTTGCTCGCACGGCACGGTCATCACGTCATCGGCCTCGCGCGAAATGTGCAGGGCATCGACTTTCCCGGCGAACTGCGCGCGTGCGATCTCGCCGACATCGAACAGACGGCAGCGACGCTTACCCGTATCGGCGAGGAGCACGCTGTCGACGGTATCGTGAACAATGCGGGCATCGTGATGCCGCAACCGCTCGGGCAGATCGATTTCCGGTCGCTGCAGACCGTGTTCGATCTCAACGTGCGGGCCGCGATCCAGGTCACGCAGCACTTCGCGGACGCGATGAAGGCGCGCGGCCACGGGCGCATCGTCAACATCTGCAGCCGGGCGATTTTCGGCAGTCTCGACCGCACCGCGTATTCCGCCGCGAAGAGCGCGCTCGTCGGCTGCACGCGCACGTGGGCGCTCGAACTGGCCGAACATGGTGTGACCGTCAACGCGGTGGCGCCGGGGCCGATCGAGACGGAACTGTTCCGGCTGACGCGGCCCGTCGGCAGCGAAGCCGAACGCAAGGTGCTCGCGACGATTCCCGCGCGCCGGCTCGGCACGCCCGACGATGTGGCGGCCGCGATCGCGTTCTTCCTGTCGGACGAGGCCGGTTTCGTCACGGGGCAGGTGCTGGCCGTGGACGGCGGCGGCAGCCTCGGCGGACGCAGCTGA